One stretch of Methylopila sp. 73B DNA includes these proteins:
- a CDS encoding NUDIX hydrolase: MSDDVADDDILAARVADVAFEGPTLLHDGYRRLELWRATLPEAPGRGVVVQEREVLRAGPCVGVIAVDLARDEIVLIRQFRAPAALATGKGDLVEIVAGRMEPGEDAAFAARRELTEETGLVALALSKPLLTFLPTPGIVDEHATLFLASVDASALPEHAGAADERELTRPFAVPIDAAIKAIESPVASNAYLLIALQWLALNRGRLRAVLEVGES; this comes from the coding sequence GTGAGCGACGACGTGGCCGACGACGACATTCTGGCCGCCCGGGTCGCCGACGTGGCGTTCGAGGGGCCGACGCTGCTGCACGACGGCTACCGCCGGCTGGAGCTCTGGCGCGCTACCTTGCCGGAGGCCCCCGGCCGCGGCGTCGTCGTGCAGGAGCGCGAGGTGTTGCGCGCAGGGCCGTGCGTGGGGGTGATCGCGGTCGACCTCGCCCGCGACGAGATCGTGCTCATCCGCCAGTTCCGCGCGCCGGCCGCGCTCGCGACCGGCAAGGGCGACCTCGTCGAGATCGTCGCCGGCCGCATGGAGCCGGGCGAGGACGCGGCCTTCGCCGCGCGCCGCGAACTCACGGAGGAGACCGGCCTCGTCGCGCTCGCTCTGTCGAAGCCGCTGCTGACCTTCCTGCCGACGCCCGGCATCGTCGACGAGCACGCCACGCTGTTCCTCGCGTCCGTCGACGCCAGCGCGTTGCCCGAACACGCCGGCGCGGCCGACGAGCGCGAGCTGACCCGCCCGTTCGCGGTCCCGATCGACGCCGCGATCAAGGCGATCGAGAGCCCGGTCGCGAGCAACGCCTACCTGCTGATCGCGCTGCAGTGGCTGGCGCTGAACAGGGGGCGGCTGCGCGCGGTGCTGGAGGTCGGCGAGAGCTGA
- a CDS encoding ABC transporter ATP-binding protein — protein MTDAPLLSVRDLSVDFAREGGRTLAVDRVSFDLAKGETLAIVGESGSGKSVTALSIVRLLAYPAAGHPSGEVLFKGRDLLKASERELRKVRGADITMVFQEPMTSLNPLHTIERQVGEVLKVHRGWSTAKCRERTLELLDQVGIPDAAERLDAYPHQLSGGQRQRVMIAMALANEPDLLIADEPTTALDVTVQAQILALLKELQGRLGMAMLFITHDLGIVRRIADRVCVMTAGKIVEQGGTPQVFAAPQHAYTRKLLAAEPKGAPPPLDPAARAIVEVADLKVWFPIKRGLLRKTVGHVKAVDGVSVTVREGQTLGVVGESGSGKTTLGLAILKLIASEGRIAYLGQAIEGFTAAAMRPLRADMQIVFQDPYGSLSPRMTVVDIVTEGLDVQGSRLKPAARREAATKALADVGLGADALDRYPHEFSGGQRQRIAIARALALEPAFIVLDEPTSALDMSVQAQIVDLLRAVQAKRKLSFLFISHDLKVVRALANDLVVMRNGKVVEHGPAAEVFAQPKTDYTRALLAAAFDLEAREPEAVAQ, from the coding sequence ATGACCGACGCTCCGCTGCTCTCCGTCCGCGACCTCTCCGTCGACTTCGCCCGCGAGGGCGGGCGGACGCTCGCGGTCGACCGGGTGTCGTTCGACCTCGCTAAGGGCGAGACGCTGGCGATCGTCGGCGAGAGCGGGTCGGGAAAATCGGTTACGGCGCTCTCGATCGTGCGGTTGCTGGCCTACCCCGCCGCGGGGCATCCCTCCGGGGAGGTCCTGTTCAAGGGCCGCGACCTGCTGAAGGCCTCCGAGCGGGAGCTGCGCAAGGTGCGGGGCGCGGACATCACCATGGTGTTCCAGGAGCCAATGACCTCGCTCAACCCGCTCCACACCATTGAGCGGCAGGTGGGCGAGGTGCTGAAGGTCCATCGCGGCTGGTCGACGGCCAAGTGCCGGGAGCGGACGCTGGAGCTACTCGACCAGGTCGGCATCCCGGACGCAGCCGAGCGGCTGGACGCCTATCCCCACCAGCTCTCGGGCGGCCAGCGCCAGCGCGTCATGATCGCCATGGCGCTGGCGAACGAGCCGGACCTGCTGATCGCCGACGAGCCCACCACCGCGCTCGACGTGACGGTGCAGGCGCAGATCCTTGCGCTGTTGAAGGAGCTGCAGGGCCGGCTCGGCATGGCCATGCTGTTCATCACCCACGATCTCGGCATCGTGCGGCGCATCGCCGACCGCGTCTGCGTCATGACCGCGGGCAAGATCGTCGAGCAGGGCGGGACCCCCCAGGTGTTCGCCGCGCCCCAACACGCCTACACCCGCAAGCTGCTTGCGGCCGAACCCAAGGGCGCGCCGCCGCCGCTCGACCCGGCGGCGCGCGCCATCGTCGAGGTCGCGGACCTGAAGGTCTGGTTCCCGATCAAGCGAGGGCTGCTGCGCAAGACGGTGGGCCATGTGAAGGCGGTGGACGGCGTCTCCGTCACCGTCCGGGAAGGCCAGACGCTGGGCGTCGTCGGGGAGAGCGGGTCGGGCAAGACGACGCTCGGCCTCGCGATCCTGAAGCTGATCGCGAGCGAAGGGCGCATCGCCTATCTAGGCCAGGCGATCGAGGGCTTCACCGCGGCGGCGATGCGGCCGCTCCGGGCGGACATGCAGATCGTGTTCCAGGACCCCTACGGCTCGCTCAGCCCGCGCATGACGGTGGTCGACATCGTCACCGAGGGCCTCGACGTGCAGGGGTCGCGGCTGAAGCCTGCGGCGCGGCGCGAGGCGGCCACCAAGGCGCTGGCGGACGTCGGGCTCGGCGCGGACGCGCTCGACCGTTACCCGCACGAGTTCTCCGGCGGCCAGCGCCAGCGCATCGCCATCGCCCGCGCGCTCGCGCTCGAGCCCGCCTTCATCGTGCTGGACGAGCCGACCTCGGCGCTCGACATGTCGGTGCAGGCGCAGATCGTCGATCTGCTGCGCGCCGTGCAGGCCAAGCGGAAGCTCTCCTTCCTGTTCATCAGCCACGACCTCAAGGTGGTGCGCGCGCTCGCGAACGATCTGGTCGTCATGCGCAACGGCAAGGTGGTGGAGCACGGGCCGGCGGCGGAGGTGTTCGCGCAGCCGAAGACCGACTACACCCGCGCCCTGCTGGCCGCCGCCTTCGACCTCGAGGCCCGCGAACCCGAAGCCGTGGCCCAGTGA
- a CDS encoding ABC transporter permease codes for MPAVPRGRLSPINRRRLANFKANRRGCWSLVLFLLLFVVTLFAEFIANDKPFLVKHDGAFFVPALVTYAETAYGGEFETEADYRDPYLQKLIKDGGGYMIWPPVRYSYRTINLNLPTPAPSAPTWMLTDEQCSKASVGRTPEGDAAPTQAGAAPKAKTCADLEWNWLGTDDQGRDVLARLIYGFRLSVLFGLALAVLSSVIGVLAGAVQGYFGGWIDLAFQRFIEIWTSVPTLYLLIILSSVLAPNVWVLLGILLLFSWTALVGVVRAEFLRGRNFEYVRAARALGVSNRAIMFRHLLPNAMVATLTFMPFILSGSITTLTALDFLGFGLPPGSPSLGELLAQGKSNLQAPWLGISGFVVIALMLSLLIFVGEAVRDAFDPRKTFR; via the coding sequence ATGCCCGCCGTCCCGCGCGGACGGCTGTCGCCGATCAACCGGCGCAGGCTCGCCAACTTCAAGGCGAACCGGCGCGGGTGCTGGTCGCTCGTGCTGTTCCTGCTGCTGTTCGTGGTCACGCTGTTCGCGGAGTTCATCGCGAACGACAAGCCGTTCCTCGTGAAGCACGACGGCGCCTTCTTCGTGCCGGCGCTCGTCACCTACGCCGAGACCGCCTATGGCGGGGAGTTCGAGACCGAGGCGGACTACCGCGACCCCTATCTCCAGAAGCTGATCAAGGACGGCGGCGGCTACATGATCTGGCCGCCGGTGCGCTACTCCTATCGCACCATCAACCTCAACCTGCCCACGCCTGCGCCCTCGGCGCCCACGTGGATGCTGACCGACGAGCAATGCTCGAAGGCCTCCGTCGGCCGCACGCCCGAGGGTGACGCCGCGCCGACGCAAGCGGGAGCCGCGCCCAAGGCGAAGACCTGCGCCGACCTCGAATGGAACTGGCTCGGCACCGACGACCAGGGCCGCGACGTGCTGGCCCGGCTGATCTACGGCTTCCGGCTGTCGGTGCTGTTCGGCCTCGCGCTCGCGGTGCTGTCGTCGGTCATCGGCGTGCTGGCGGGCGCCGTGCAGGGCTATTTCGGCGGCTGGATCGACCTGGCTTTCCAGCGGTTCATCGAAATCTGGACCTCGGTGCCGACGCTCTACCTGCTGATCATCCTGTCTTCGGTGTTGGCGCCGAACGTCTGGGTGCTGCTCGGGATCCTGCTGCTGTTCTCCTGGACCGCGCTCGTGGGCGTGGTGCGAGCCGAATTCCTGCGCGGCCGCAACTTCGAATACGTCCGCGCGGCCCGGGCGCTTGGCGTCTCGAACCGCGCCATCATGTTCCGCCACCTGCTGCCGAACGCGATGGTGGCGACGCTGACCTTCATGCCCTTCATCCTGTCGGGCTCGATCACCACGCTGACCGCGCTCGACTTCCTCGGCTTCGGCCTGCCGCCGGGCTCGCCGTCGCTCGGCGAACTGCTGGCCCAAGGCAAGTCCAACCTGCAGGCGCCCTGGCTCGGCATCTCGGGCTTCGTGGTGATCGCGCTGATGCTGTCGCTGCTGATCTTCGTCGGCGAGGCCGTGCGCGACGCCTTCGACCCGCGGAAGACCTTCCGATGA
- a CDS encoding microcin C ABC transporter permease YejB, producing MLAYVARRLLLIVPTILGIMLVSFVIIQFAPGGPVERVIAEVTGQGTNATDRFSGGSGNDLSPTQRSVSNDPVTSKYRGAQGLDPAFIKQLEKQFGFDRPAHERFVKMVWDYSRFDFGRSYFRDIDVIDLILEKMPVSISLGLWMTLISYLISVPLGVAKAIRDGSRFDVWTSTVIVIGYAIPGFLFAILLVVLFAGGTFLDWFPLRGLTSDNWDQLSLWGKIVDYFWHLTLPLIALGISAFATTTLLTKNSFLDEIRKQYVQTARMKGLSENQVLYGHVFRNAMLLLIAGFPGAFIGAFFTGALLIETIFSLDGLGLLGFESIVNRDYAVVFASLYIFSLLGLVVSLISDLSYMWVDPRIDFETRET from the coding sequence ATGCTCGCTTACGTCGCACGCCGTCTGCTGCTGATCGTGCCCACGATCCTCGGGATCATGCTGGTCTCCTTCGTCATCATCCAGTTCGCGCCAGGCGGCCCGGTGGAGCGAGTGATCGCGGAGGTCACGGGGCAAGGGACCAACGCCACCGACCGGTTCTCGGGCGGCTCGGGTAATGATCTGTCGCCGACGCAGCGCTCGGTCTCCAACGACCCTGTGACGTCGAAGTACCGCGGCGCGCAGGGGCTCGACCCGGCCTTCATCAAGCAACTTGAGAAGCAGTTTGGCTTCGACCGGCCGGCGCACGAGCGCTTTGTAAAGATGGTCTGGGACTACTCGCGCTTCGATTTCGGCCGCAGCTACTTCCGCGACATCGATGTGATCGACCTCATCCTCGAGAAGATGCCGGTGTCGATCTCGCTCGGCCTGTGGATGACCCTGATCTCGTATCTGATCTCGGTGCCGCTCGGCGTCGCCAAGGCGATCCGCGACGGCTCGCGCTTCGACGTCTGGACCTCGACCGTAATCGTGATCGGCTACGCGATCCCGGGCTTCCTGTTCGCCATCCTGCTGGTGGTGCTGTTCGCCGGCGGCACCTTCCTCGACTGGTTCCCGCTGCGGGGCCTCACCTCCGACAACTGGGATCAGCTCTCGCTGTGGGGGAAGATCGTCGACTACTTCTGGCACCTGACGCTGCCGCTGATCGCGCTCGGCATCTCGGCTTTCGCCACCACCACGCTGCTGACCAAGAACTCGTTCCTCGACGAGATCCGCAAGCAGTATGTCCAGACCGCGCGGATGAAGGGCCTGAGCGAGAACCAGGTGCTCTACGGCCATGTGTTCCGCAACGCGATGCTGCTGCTGATCGCGGGCTTCCCCGGCGCCTTCATCGGCGCGTTCTTCACCGGCGCGCTGCTGATCGAGACCATCTTCTCGCTGGATGGGCTCGGCCTGCTCGGCTTCGAGTCGATCGTGAATCGCGACTACGCCGTGGTGTTCGCCAGCCTCTACATCTTCTCGCTGCTCGGCCTCGTGGTCTCGCTGATCTCGGACCTCAGCTACATGTGGGTCGATCCCCGCATCGACTTCGAGACGCGGGAGACGTGA
- a CDS encoding extracellular solute-binding protein produces the protein MAYAGAAAAFGMFPRAARAQTEGAPAAATAVEGDPKAFGPERHGLSAFGDLKYPRDFTAFDYVRANAPKGGSFSQTPSTTALNQSFSTFNTLNAFILKGDGAQGMQLTFDTLMARAFDEPDALYGLVAKSVAVSGDGLAFRFRLRPEARFHDGSRLTAEDVTWSFETLKAKGHPLIAQAIRDLESVEVEAEDVVVLRLSPKRTRDLPLTLASLPIFSKAWYATRDFEAAGMEAPLGSGPYKVGRVVPGRAITFERVTDWWAKDLAVNAGQWNFDALRYEFFRDRAIAFEAFKGGAYLFREEFTSRVWATGYDFPAVREGKVRRETLPDLTPSGAQGLWFNLRRAKFQDPRTRAAIALAFDFEWMNANLMFGAYKRTVSVFQGAPEMMATGPAEGAELALLEPFRGTIPDEALGEPVVPPVSDGSGQDRTRLREAARLLREAGWAIKDGRAVNAGGEALTIEFLEFEPSFEPHLNSFIKNLKVLGVEATIRQVDPAQYQSRTNSFDFDVVSRRMSMDPTPGEGLRQVYASESANLPGSQNLSGLANPAVDALIEAMIAAKSRDELHVAARALDRVLRALRLWVPAWYKDTHTLAYWDAYGHPPEKPRFTRGTLETWWWDADRAAKAGVKA, from the coding sequence ATGGCCTACGCCGGCGCGGCCGCGGCGTTCGGGATGTTCCCGCGCGCCGCGCGCGCCCAGACCGAGGGCGCGCCGGCGGCGGCGACCGCCGTCGAGGGCGATCCAAAGGCGTTCGGCCCCGAGCGCCACGGCCTCTCGGCCTTCGGCGACCTGAAATACCCGCGCGACTTCACCGCCTTCGACTATGTGCGAGCGAATGCGCCGAAGGGCGGCTCGTTCTCCCAGACGCCCTCGACCACGGCGCTCAACCAGAGCTTCTCGACCTTCAACACGTTGAACGCCTTCATCCTGAAGGGCGACGGCGCGCAGGGCATGCAGCTCACCTTCGACACGCTGATGGCGCGCGCCTTCGACGAGCCGGACGCGCTCTACGGGCTGGTCGCGAAGTCGGTCGCGGTGTCCGGCGACGGCCTCGCCTTCCGCTTCCGCCTGCGCCCCGAGGCGCGTTTCCACGACGGCTCACGCCTCACCGCCGAGGACGTGACGTGGTCGTTCGAGACGCTGAAAGCCAAGGGCCACCCGCTGATCGCCCAGGCGATCCGCGACCTGGAATCGGTCGAGGTCGAGGCTGAGGACGTGGTGGTCCTGCGCCTGTCGCCGAAGCGCACCCGCGACTTGCCGCTGACCTTGGCGTCGCTGCCGATCTTCTCCAAGGCCTGGTACGCCACCCGCGATTTCGAGGCCGCCGGCATGGAGGCGCCGCTCGGCTCAGGCCCCTACAAGGTCGGCCGCGTCGTGCCCGGCCGCGCCATCACCTTCGAGCGCGTCACCGACTGGTGGGCGAAGGACCTCGCGGTCAACGCCGGCCAGTGGAACTTCGACGCCCTGCGCTACGAGTTCTTCCGCGACCGCGCGATTGCGTTCGAGGCGTTCAAGGGCGGCGCCTATCTGTTCCGGGAGGAGTTCACCTCCCGCGTCTGGGCGACCGGCTACGACTTCCCGGCCGTGCGCGAGGGCAAGGTCCGGCGCGAGACGCTGCCGGACCTCACCCCCTCGGGCGCGCAGGGGCTTTGGTTCAATCTGCGCCGTGCGAAGTTCCAGGACCCGCGCACACGGGCCGCGATCGCGCTCGCCTTCGACTTCGAGTGGATGAACGCGAACCTGATGTTCGGCGCATACAAGCGCACCGTCTCGGTGTTCCAGGGCGCGCCGGAGATGATGGCGACGGGGCCCGCCGAAGGCGCGGAGCTCGCGCTGCTCGAGCCGTTCCGCGGCACGATTCCGGACGAGGCGCTCGGAGAGCCGGTCGTTCCCCCGGTCTCGGACGGCTCGGGCCAGGATCGCACACGGCTGCGCGAGGCCGCGCGGCTGCTGCGCGAGGCCGGCTGGGCCATCAAGGACGGCCGCGCGGTGAACGCCGGCGGAGAAGCGCTGACCATCGAGTTCCTGGAGTTCGAGCCCTCGTTCGAACCCCACCTCAATTCCTTCATCAAGAACCTGAAGGTTCTCGGCGTCGAGGCGACCATCCGGCAGGTGGACCCGGCTCAGTACCAGAGCCGCACCAACAGCTTCGACTTCGACGTCGTCAGCCGCCGCATGAGCATGGACCCGACGCCGGGCGAAGGCCTGCGGCAGGTCTACGCTTCGGAATCCGCCAATCTGCCGGGCTCCCAGAACCTTTCGGGCCTGGCGAACCCGGCCGTCGACGCGCTGATCGAGGCCATGATCGCGGCCAAGAGCCGGGACGAGCTGCACGTCGCGGCCCGCGCGCTCGACCGCGTGCTGCGCGCGCTGCGCCTGTGGGTCCCCGCCTGGTACAAGGACACGCACACGCTCGCCTACTGGGACGCCTACGGCCATCCGCCGGAGAAGCCGCGCTTCACGCGCGGGACGCTGGAGACCTGGTGGTGGGACGCGGACAGGGCGGCGAAGGCGGGGGTGAAGGCGTGA
- a CDS encoding extracellular solute-binding protein, translating to MTFRLSAAVLVASLALGSAAHAQEPAAPMTPAAPAADVWKHGLSLFGDVKYPAGFPHFDYVNPDAPKGGAARLATQGTFDSLNPFIRKGNPAAGAALLYDTLMTDALDEPATEYGLIAESVRHPADWSSVTFRLRPEAKFHDGSPVTAEDVIWSFETLKRVNPMMGFYYQDVTKGEKTGEREVTFTFSGPGNRELPQIMGQLQVLPKAWWEGTDAQGRKRNIEDGTLEKPVGSGPYRVKDFAPGRWISYERVATYWAKDLNVRKGVNNFDELRFDYFRDSTVLVEAFKGDQYDWREENSAKNWATAYQFPAVAEKRVTLETFKDSQSGRMQGYAFNLRRDKFKDPRVRRAFNLAFDFEEINKTIMFGQYVRIDSYFYGTELASKGLPEGKEREILESVKDKVPPKVFTAPYANPVGGSADATRANLREALRLLREAGWEVKDRKLVNAATGERMTVEFIYRDPSQERILSFYAPALERLGVEVRQRLLDDSQYINRIRAFDFDMVTVGWGQSLSPGNEQRDQWGSAAADRPGSQNFVGIKDAGIDALIDKIIFAKDREELTAATKALDRVLLAHNYVVPQFTSLEDRTARWNRFARPDNLPPRGALFPTVWWWDAEKAKATGGRS from the coding sequence ATGACGTTCCGCCTGTCCGCCGCCGTTCTCGTCGCGAGCCTCGCGCTCGGTTCCGCAGCCCACGCCCAGGAGCCTGCAGCGCCGATGACCCCGGCGGCGCCCGCGGCGGACGTCTGGAAGCACGGGCTCTCGCTGTTCGGCGACGTGAAGTACCCGGCGGGCTTTCCGCATTTCGATTACGTCAACCCCGACGCGCCCAAAGGCGGCGCCGCGCGGCTTGCGACGCAGGGGACGTTCGACAGCCTCAACCCGTTCATCCGCAAGGGAAATCCGGCGGCCGGCGCGGCGCTGCTCTACGACACGTTGATGACCGATGCGCTGGACGAGCCGGCAACGGAGTATGGGCTGATCGCCGAGAGCGTGCGGCATCCCGCGGACTGGTCGTCCGTCACCTTCCGGCTGCGCCCCGAGGCGAAGTTCCACGACGGCTCGCCCGTCACTGCCGAGGACGTGATCTGGTCGTTCGAGACGCTGAAGCGCGTCAACCCGATGATGGGCTTCTACTATCAGGACGTGACGAAGGGCGAAAAGACCGGCGAGCGCGAGGTCACCTTCACCTTCTCCGGCCCCGGCAACCGCGAGCTGCCGCAGATCATGGGCCAGTTGCAGGTGCTGCCGAAGGCCTGGTGGGAAGGGACCGACGCCCAGGGCCGGAAGCGGAACATCGAGGACGGCACGCTCGAAAAACCGGTCGGCTCCGGGCCGTACCGCGTGAAGGACTTCGCGCCGGGCCGCTGGATCTCGTACGAGCGCGTCGCCACCTACTGGGCGAAGGATCTCAACGTCCGCAAGGGCGTGAACAACTTCGACGAGCTGCGGTTCGATTATTTCCGCGATTCCACCGTGCTCGTGGAGGCGTTCAAGGGCGACCAGTACGACTGGCGCGAGGAGAACAGCGCCAAGAACTGGGCGACGGCCTACCAGTTCCCCGCCGTGGCCGAGAAGCGCGTGACCCTCGAGACCTTCAAGGACAGCCAGTCCGGGCGGATGCAGGGCTACGCCTTCAACCTGCGGCGCGACAAGTTCAAGGATCCGCGGGTGCGCCGGGCCTTCAACCTCGCCTTCGACTTCGAAGAGATCAACAAGACCATCATGTTCGGGCAATACGTCCGGATCGACAGCTACTTTTACGGCACGGAGCTGGCTTCGAAGGGCTTGCCCGAGGGCAAGGAGCGCGAGATCCTTGAGAGCGTGAAGGACAAAGTCCCGCCGAAGGTCTTCACCGCGCCCTACGCCAATCCCGTCGGCGGATCTGCGGACGCAACCCGCGCCAACCTGCGCGAGGCGCTGCGCCTGCTGCGCGAGGCCGGCTGGGAGGTGAAGGACCGCAAGCTCGTGAACGCCGCGACCGGCGAGCGCATGACGGTCGAGTTCATCTACCGCGACCCAAGCCAGGAGCGGATCCTGAGCTTCTACGCGCCGGCGCTGGAGCGCCTGGGCGTGGAGGTGCGCCAGAGGCTGCTCGACGACAGCCAGTACATCAACCGCATCCGCGCTTTCGACTTCGACATGGTGACGGTCGGCTGGGGCCAGTCCCTGTCGCCCGGCAACGAGCAGCGCGACCAATGGGGTTCCGCGGCCGCCGACCGGCCGGGTTCGCAGAACTTCGTCGGCATCAAGGACGCCGGGATCGACGCGCTGATCGACAAGATCATCTTCGCCAAGGACCGCGAAGAGCTGACCGCCGCCACCAAGGCGCTCGACCGCGTGCTGCTGGCGCACAACTACGTCGTGCCGCAGTTCACCAGCCTCGAAGACCGCACCGCCCGCTGGAACCGCTTCGCGCGGCCCGACAACCTGCCGCCGCGCGGCGCGCTGTTCCCCACCGTCTGGTGGTGGGACGCGGAGAAGGCGAAGGCCACGGGGGGGCGTTCGTGA
- a CDS encoding cytochrome c family protein, with protein MDSFELNKIAGAVLGALTVTLTLNAVAGLVFGQHEPEKPGYEVAALDESGGGEAGGGAAAAAPIEARLAKADPAKGEAVAKKCGACHSFEKGGAAKAGPNLYGVVGLKHAHMEGFGYSAAMKATTDKTWDFANLDHWIENPKGYISGTSMAFAGIKNPEERANLLAYLNKNSDSPQPLPAAPAEGAKPAAAGGDKGAAAPAAGGGDFKALVAAADVKKGEAVAKKCGACHSFDKGGPAKAGPNLYGIVGLKHAHMEGFGYSAAMKATSDKVWDVDNLGHWLESPKAYVPGTSMAFAGIKSPEERAALIAYLNKNSDAPVDLGAAGGGDAKPAAPAEAAPAPQEGAAPGQPGATPPAEQPK; from the coding sequence ATGGACTCGTTCGAGCTGAACAAGATCGCCGGCGCCGTGCTTGGCGCCTTGACCGTGACGCTGACGCTCAACGCGGTGGCGGGCCTTGTCTTTGGCCAGCACGAACCCGAGAAGCCGGGCTACGAAGTGGCCGCGCTGGACGAGTCCGGCGGCGGCGAGGCGGGCGGCGGGGCTGCGGCCGCGGCTCCGATCGAGGCCAGGCTCGCCAAGGCCGATCCGGCCAAGGGCGAGGCCGTCGCGAAGAAGTGCGGCGCCTGCCACTCGTTCGAGAAGGGCGGCGCGGCCAAGGCCGGTCCGAACCTCTACGGCGTCGTCGGGCTGAAGCATGCGCACATGGAGGGCTTCGGCTACTCCGCGGCGATGAAGGCCACGACCGACAAGACCTGGGACTTCGCGAACCTCGACCACTGGATCGAGAACCCGAAGGGCTACATCTCCGGCACCTCGATGGCCTTCGCCGGCATCAAGAATCCCGAGGAGCGGGCGAACCTGCTCGCCTATCTCAACAAGAACTCCGACAGCCCGCAGCCGCTCCCGGCGGCGCCGGCGGAAGGCGCAAAGCCCGCGGCCGCGGGCGGCGACAAGGGAGCGGCCGCTCCGGCGGCAGGCGGCGGCGACTTCAAGGCGCTGGTCGCGGCGGCCGACGTGAAGAAGGGCGAGGCGGTCGCGAAGAAGTGCGGCGCCTGTCACTCCTTCGACAAGGGCGGCCCGGCCAAGGCCGGCCCGAACCTCTACGGCATCGTCGGGCTGAAGCACGCGCACATGGAGGGCTTCGGCTACTCCGCCGCGATGAAGGCGACGTCGGACAAGGTGTGGGACGTCGACAACCTCGGCCACTGGCTCGAGAGCCCCAAGGCCTACGTCCCCGGCACCTCGATGGCCTTCGCTGGCATCAAGAGCCCCGAGGAGCGCGCGGCTCTGATCGCCTACCTCAACAAGAACTCCGACGCGCCGGTCGATCTCGGCGCCGCGGGCGGGGGCGACGCCAAGCCCGCGGCTCCGGCCGAAGCCGCTCCGGCGCCGCAGGAGGGCGCTGCGCCGGGACAGCCGGGCGCGACCCCTCCGGCCGAACAGCCGAAGTGA
- a CDS encoding 3-deoxy-manno-octulosonate cytidylyltransferase, with protein sequence MPTLRNHPRPLVLVPARLAATRLPNKPLADIHGEPMILHVWRRAVEAGVGPVVVATDSEEVRDVIVAAGGQAAMTRADHASGSDRIHEALGVVDPDRDFDVIVNVQGDLPTLDPAVVRASLLPLQDPEVDIATLVAEIVRDEEKTAPSVVKMVGAEIAPGRFRCLYFTRATAPTGPGPLYHHIGLYAYRRAALERFVKLPPSPLETREKLEQLRALEAGMRIDAVKVDTVPLGVDTPEDLERARTLLIHAAEGVPS encoded by the coding sequence ATGCCGACCCTTCGAAACCATCCGCGCCCGCTGGTCCTCGTCCCGGCCCGCCTCGCCGCCACCCGCCTGCCCAACAAGCCGCTTGCGGACATCCACGGCGAGCCCATGATTCTCCACGTGTGGCGACGCGCGGTGGAGGCTGGCGTCGGCCCCGTCGTGGTGGCCACCGACTCCGAGGAGGTGCGCGACGTGATCGTCGCCGCGGGCGGCCAGGCGGCGATGACCAGGGCCGATCACGCCTCCGGTTCGGACCGCATCCACGAGGCCTTGGGGGTGGTCGATCCGGACCGGGATTTCGACGTAATCGTGAACGTGCAGGGCGACCTGCCGACGCTCGACCCCGCCGTCGTGCGCGCCAGCCTGCTGCCGCTGCAGGATCCCGAGGTCGACATCGCGACCCTCGTCGCCGAGATCGTGCGCGACGAGGAAAAGACCGCGCCGAGCGTGGTGAAGATGGTGGGCGCCGAGATCGCGCCCGGCCGCTTCCGCTGCCTCTACTTCACCCGCGCCACCGCGCCGACCGGTCCCGGGCCGCTCTACCACCACATCGGCCTCTACGCGTACCGCCGGGCGGCGCTCGAACGCTTCGTGAAGCTGCCCCCGTCGCCGCTGGAGACGCGGGAGAAGCTGGAGCAGCTCCGGGCGCTGGAGGCCGGCATGCGCATCGACGCGGTCAAGGTCGACACCGTGCCGCTCGGCGTCGACACGCCGGAGGATCTCGAGCGCGCCCGCACGCTGCTGATCCACGCCGCGGAGGGCGTTCCGTCGTGA